A window from Vigna angularis cultivar LongXiaoDou No.4 chromosome 7, ASM1680809v1, whole genome shotgun sequence encodes these proteins:
- the LOC108337038 gene encoding uncharacterized protein LOC108337038: MWEGKDAVLSFVISPLKILWDSLRIIHTNKLIFCFILCFTTLPLSFLTFTLAISTHQLRSKIYHLEAVASVAHTRVEARHVWHESRDNAVSLLRTRLLYALLSFPISLAAAVSAIHTAAHGKPISPRAANWKGPAVTVVFVYVLLMAFSLVPRVLAAATFGSPLLIRVLTRIIGSGAEVYLLSVLSLGIVVSVAEDRVGWDAVRVGWGLIRGGRVCGCVLSALFVFVSGFINRKVEAMLENQNTEIGVWNKPLLMCFYAVVVVFSYVVTTVFYCDSRRRHDNNINNVKENQGDDDDGVQGFDADSSSEL, encoded by the coding sequence atgTGGGAAGGCAAAGATGCAGTATTGAGTTTCGTAATTTCGCCACTGAAAATTCTATGGGACTCTCTCAGAATCATTCACACCAACAAACTCATCTTCTGTTTCATTCTCTGTTTCACCACGCTCCCTCTCTCCTTCCTAACTTTCACGCTCGCAATCTCCACCCACCAACTCCGCTCCAAAATCTACCACCTCGAAGCCGTCGCAAGCGTCGCCCACACGCGCGTCGAGGCGCGCCACGTCTGGCACGAGTCGCGCGACAACGCCGTTTCTCTCCTCCGCACGCGCCTGCTCTACGCTCTCCTCTCCTTCCCCATCTCCCTCGCCGCCGCCGTCTCCGCCATACACACCGCCGCCCACGGCAAACCCATCTCTCCCCGGGCCGCCAACTGGAAGGGCCCCGCCGTCACCGTCGTCTTCGTCTACGTCCTCCTCATGGCCTTCTCCCTCGTGCCACGCGTCCTCGCAGCAGCAACGTTCGGGTCACCTCTACTGATCCGGGTCCTCACTCGGATTATTGGGTCGGGTGCTGAGGTGTACCTCTTATCGGTGCTGAGTCTTGGGATTGTGGTTTCCGTGGCGGAGGATCGGGTCGGATGGGATGCTGTTCGGGTCGGGTGGGGTTTAATTCGAGGAGGAAGGGTGTGCGGGTGCGTTCTCTCAGccttgtttgtttttgtttcggGTTTTATAAACCGGAAAGTGGAAGCCATGTTGGAGAATCAGAATACGGAGATCGGCGTTTGGAACAAACCGCTGCTTATGTGTTTTTATGCGGTGGTGGTTGTTTTTAGCTACGTTGTTACCACCGTGTTCTACTGTGATAGCCGAAGACGACACgacaacaacatcaacaacgtTAAGGAAAATCAAGGTGATGATGATGACGGAGTTCAAGGTTTTGATGCAGATTCATCCTCAGAactgtag